One stretch of Paenibacillus sp. FSL R5-0341 DNA includes these proteins:
- a CDS encoding stage VI sporulation protein F yields the protein MGYQQYGISPQLVERIKLKMKNPAVKERIKKLIDGVTKSDLQDKAKVRRLVKSSAVIMNENFSTAQEEQFVAFVLAQKIDPNNTFHLIKLWGMFR from the coding sequence TTGGGTTACCAACAATATGGAATCAGTCCGCAGCTGGTGGAGCGGATCAAACTAAAGATGAAAAATCCCGCTGTCAAAGAGCGTATCAAAAAGTTGATTGATGGCGTGACCAAGTCTGATCTGCAAGATAAGGCCAAGGTTAGAAGATTGGTCAAGTCTTCGGCAGTTATTATGAATGAGAATTTCTCTACGGCGCAGGAGGAGCAGTTTGTTGCTTTTGTGCTCGCACAGAAGATTGATCCGAACAATACGTTTCATCTGATTAAGCTGTGGGGGATGTTTAGGTAG
- the recG gene encoding ATP-dependent DNA helicase RecG: MKLEEISVKQINGVSALKEGELHAFGISTVKDLLEYYPFRYEDYRLRSLSEVKDGDKITVQGQVMGIPVLQRYGKKSRLTCKIMTEEWMITATWFNRHFLKEQLTPNREIVITGKWEQKRMQMTVTDSEFPDKGDGRSGTLQPVYSVTGKLTQQWMRKTINQGLVQFGDMIPEILPQSLMKKYSLMPRKQAIAGIHRPQDNREGQQARQRMVYEELFLFQLKMQAYRALNRNRMDGVVHTTDNTTIREFVRSLPFELTDAQKKVELEILHDMRSPYAMNRLLQGDVGSGKTVIAAIALYTTVRSGFQGALMVPTEILAEQHMRSLQKLFEPFGVTVGLLTGSVNGRKRKDLIASLQMGMIDIVVGTHALIQEDVFFRDLGLVVTDEQHRFGVNQRSVLRRKGYNPDVLTMTATPIPRTLAITAFGDIEVSTISERPKGRIPISTYWVKHDMMERVLGFISREVDQGRQAYLICPLIEESEKLDVQNAIDLHVQMQQNFPKYRVGLLHGRMTAAEKEEMMRDFYSNDIQLLVSTTVVEVGVDVPNATLMVIMDADRFGLSQLHQLRGRVGRGAHASYCVLIADPKTEVGQERMKVMTETEDGFEVSRRDLDLRGPGDFFGTKQSGLPEFRLADMVADFAVLEQARDDVSQLIAEADFWTSVDYTPLRDFLQQQQVFKGDLID, from the coding sequence ATGAAATTGGAAGAAATATCAGTTAAGCAAATTAACGGCGTGAGTGCTCTCAAAGAGGGAGAGCTTCACGCCTTTGGCATCTCTACTGTTAAAGACCTGCTTGAATATTATCCGTTCCGTTATGAGGATTATCGTCTGCGTTCGCTTAGTGAAGTGAAGGACGGGGACAAGATCACGGTCCAGGGACAGGTAATGGGTATTCCTGTATTACAACGATACGGCAAAAAGTCCCGTCTCACCTGTAAGATCATGACGGAAGAGTGGATGATTACCGCAACCTGGTTTAATCGCCATTTTCTCAAAGAGCAACTTACACCCAATCGGGAGATTGTAATTACAGGCAAATGGGAACAAAAACGTATGCAGATGACGGTCACTGACTCGGAGTTCCCCGATAAAGGGGATGGGCGTTCAGGCACATTGCAACCTGTATACTCGGTAACCGGCAAGCTGACGCAACAATGGATGCGCAAAACGATCAATCAGGGGTTAGTTCAATTCGGAGATATGATCCCCGAGATTCTGCCCCAATCATTGATGAAAAAATATAGTTTGATGCCACGAAAGCAGGCGATTGCAGGAATTCATCGTCCGCAGGACAACCGGGAAGGTCAGCAGGCAAGACAGCGGATGGTGTATGAAGAGCTGTTTCTATTCCAGTTGAAAATGCAGGCGTATCGTGCGTTGAATCGAAATCGCATGGATGGCGTGGTACATACTACGGATAATACGACGATTCGTGAGTTTGTACGCAGTTTACCTTTTGAACTGACAGATGCTCAGAAAAAGGTGGAGCTTGAAATTTTGCACGATATGCGTTCGCCCTATGCAATGAACCGGTTATTGCAGGGTGATGTAGGATCGGGTAAAACGGTTATTGCGGCCATTGCGCTATACACAACTGTTCGATCCGGTTTCCAAGGGGCTCTGATGGTGCCTACGGAGATTCTGGCGGAGCAGCATATGCGTTCACTGCAAAAGCTATTTGAACCGTTTGGGGTAACCGTAGGGCTCTTAACGGGCAGTGTAAATGGACGTAAACGTAAAGATCTGATCGCCTCGTTGCAAATGGGCATGATTGATATCGTGGTGGGTACACACGCCCTGATTCAGGAAGATGTTTTCTTCCGTGATCTGGGTCTTGTGGTGACGGACGAGCAGCATCGCTTCGGTGTGAATCAGCGCAGCGTTTTGAGACGCAAAGGATATAATCCGGATGTGCTGACGATGACGGCTACGCCAATTCCGCGGACACTTGCGATTACGGCTTTTGGGGATATTGAGGTATCCACGATCTCAGAACGACCGAAAGGACGGATTCCAATCTCCACGTATTGGGTCAAGCACGATATGATGGAGCGGGTGCTCGGTTTTATCTCCAGAGAAGTGGATCAGGGCCGTCAGGCCTATCTGATCTGTCCACTTATTGAAGAGTCGGAGAAGCTGGATGTGCAGAACGCGATTGATCTGCATGTGCAGATGCAGCAGAACTTTCCGAAATATCGTGTAGGTCTGCTGCATGGACGGATGACGGCTGCGGAGAAAGAAGAGATGATGCGCGACTTCTATAGCAATGATATTCAGCTGCTCGTCTCCACCACCGTTGTGGAGGTTGGGGTCGATGTGCCGAATGCCACGTTAATGGTCATTATGGATGCAGATCGTTTCGGTCTGTCCCAGCTGCATCAGCTGCGTGGTCGGGTTGGTCGTGGTGCCCATGCATCCTATTGTGTACTCATTGCTGATCCCAAGACGGAGGTTGGACAGGAGCGCATGAAGGTCATGACGGAAACCGAGGATGGATTCGAGGTATCGCGTCGGGATCTGGACCTCCGGGGTCCAGGTGATTTCTTTGGTACCAAACAGAGCGGATTGCCCGAGTTCCGTCTTGCCGACATGGTTGCAGATTTTGCTGTGTTGGAACAGGCCAGAGATGATGTATCCCAGTTGATTGCAGAAGCGGATTTCTGGACGTCTGTGGACTATACACCTCTGCGTGATTTTCTACAGCAACAGCAAGTATTTAAAGGTGATCTGATTGATTAA